AGCGCTTCAGCAAGTATAAATTTCACCTGTGCATTAAGCCAGCGCAGCCGGTATGCCAGACATGCCGGCTGCGCTGGCTTATACTTGTTTGCGGTAAATATAGCAGCCAATCTTCTCCGGATGGTCCTGCACCTGGTCGGTTGCTTTTGCGTGGCGCAGCATCCAGAGCACCAGCAAATCGCCGGAGGCAGCCAGGCTAAAGAATAAACCGAACAGGAACAGCATGAGGTGCCCTATAAGCAGGCCTGCCAGCGCTGGCAACAGCCCCATCACCAGTCCCGGCATAAGGCCGCCCAGCACATACGGCCGCAGTGGCAATACCTCTTTGCAGTGGCAATAAGGCGCCAGGTGCCGCCAATGCACGCCATACGCGATCGACTTAAAGCCGCGTTTGCAGAAGCTTGCCCACGTAAGGCCGTGCAGCAGTTCGTGCACCACCGCCCCCACTACAAAAACCAGCACCAACACCAGCGGAAAAAGTAATGAACGCAAGCCGTTGTCTCTAAAGAATTGCTCCAGCGCGTACAGGCTGAATTGCTCCGGCCACAGCAGCACATACGGCGTGATGTACAGAACCAGGATAGGCAGCACAAAGGCAAGCGCCCGCGCGTTGGCTTCCCCAGCGCTTACAGCCAGCTCCACTTTCTCGTACTGCTCCTCCTGCATCAGCCCTTATTTTTTCACCAGTTCCTGCAGTTGGGAAAGGCTATTGATTTCCTGCACCTCGGCCTGCACGGCACCAAAACCGTACCCTGCAAGTATAAACGGCACCCCGGCCTGCACGCTGGCCTCGTAGTCGCCCTGGGTATCGCCGATGTACACGGGGCGCTGCAGGTTATTGCGCTGCACAATAGCTTTGATATTCTCTCCTTTCGGCAACCGCTTATCGCCAAAGCACGCGATATCGGTGAAGTATGATTTCAGGTTGTTAAACTGCAGGAAAGTTTCGATGTAGCCGCTCTGGCAATTGCTCACAATAAAGAGTTTATACTTCGGTTGTAGTTGCTGCAGCGTCTCCTCCAGTTGCGGATAGAGCTGCCCGCCCTGCTTTTGCAGGTACTCCAGTTCCAGTTTGCCGCTTTGCGTCCGGAGTTGCTCCCGCTGCGCATTGTTCAGGTTCGGGAAAAGCTTGTCGTAGATCGCGTCATAGGGCATGCCGGCCGTTTTGCGGATTTCCTCCTGGGTTACCCTTTTTTCCACAAAGTCAAACTGGGTTGCGGCCGCATTCCAGGCATCGGCAATGGTTTGGGTGGAGTCCCAGAGCGTGCCGTCCAGGTCAAAGATTATACTGTCGAAGTTCGTTTGTTGCATCATGTATAAATGTATTCTGCCGAAGTATGGAACCGTAGGCAGGTGGAAAAAGGAGAAGCCTGTGCAGGAAGCTGCTGTGCTAAAGTTAGGAAAACCAGCCTCAGGTATAAAACGGCTTTTACCAAACCCATACAGTAGGCGGAAATAAAGGTTTTCCTAAACAGCCTGATAAGTGTTTTTCACACCCAGTTCTGCTTCCTGAACAATCTGGTTGAGCCAACGGTGATACGCCTTCGCAGCACCTTTGTCAGGGTTGTGTTTCAGGTTTGCCTGTGCTTCCAAAGCCAGACTCTGTGCCTGTGCAAAGGTAGCCTCTTTTAACGCGATGGCCGCCTCAGCACGCAAAAACATATCCCTGGTGAGGAATGGCGAAGGGACCGCCTTTGCATAGTGTTCTTTTGCCAGTTCCAGATCGCCGTTCATCGCCTCGAAAAATGCCAGTTCCAGCCAAACGCTCCCCTGAGCCATGGCCGGCAATTGCGCGACAGCCGCCGCGTATACCCGCAGGTGGTGCCTGGCCTTAGCTAGCTGGTTACGCTGCAGGTTTAGATTGTAAAGGTACGCATGGCAGTAGTTTATGAAGATGCTCTCTACCGGCAGGGCTGCCGCCTCTTCCAGCAAGGCTTCGTCCAGTTCCTCGGGAGGCGCTCCCCCCATTGATGCAGCCATCACCGACAAGATAGCTGAATCGAGAAAAGCCTGATCACCGCCACGCAATACGTTAAGAATCCGCGCTCCGTCGGTATAGAACCCGCCAGATTTGTTTGGTATGATGTTTATCAGGAAAAGCAGTAGCGAGATAACCCCGCACAGCAGCGCGAATGTCGCCAAAGTGTACGTTACGGGCGTTGCCTTGCCTATCTCAGACCAAGACAGGAAGTAGGGCACGAGCAGCGTGCCACCAAGTATAAAGTTGGCAGCAGGACCTCCAAAGGCATACCAGGCAAACCTGCGGGTAAGCTCATTTCTGTTCAGCCCGCTTGGAGGCAGGCACAGCGCCAGTCCCAGGAAGCTTTTGGCGTTGTTGGCAATCAATTTAAACTTCAGGCGCTCATCCTCTTTGTAAAAATGGAAAATCATAACGGTGTAGGACCGAAACCTGAAGCCCAGAAGCAACCCCGCGGCCACGTGCCCTAACTCGTGCAGGGCCACGGGAAGTATGAAGGCAATGGGTAGCCAGAGCACAATGCATAGCTTGTAAGGCAGCGGCAGGCTCTTTTCATCCGAGGCGAAGAAATCGGCAATAAAAGCACCACAGAAAAAGCCTGCGGCCATACCTGAAAGCAGCAACAGCAGGAAAACAAGCCACTTAGAACTTTTAACAGCAGGTACAGGAAAGCTCATTTTTCAGAAGGTATGTGGAACAAATCCCAATATAGGAAATTGCGCCTGGGAAGAAAAGCTCTGACCGCTGCCGTTGTTTCTAAGGATTGTCTGCGCCCTTGGCCTGCGCCGCCGCGACCAGAGAGTTATAGTAATTCACAATGGCCACAACCTGGTGGGGCTTTTCATAGCTCAGCCGGTGTTCCTTCACATACTCTTTCACAGCCTTCGACTGCCTGCCAAAGAGCCTGTGCAAATCCTTGCGCACGTTTCGCAGGGTCACAATCTCGTCGTTCGGCAGCAGCACATAGTATAGTTCCTCAATCTGGTTCAGCCAAAGCGGGTTCTGCGCATAATAGCTTGGTTCGTAGTAGCCCTGTGCCATATAAGAAGCGTCGCGCATGTTTCTTTCGTGCACGTAACTCTCCCGCGTTATCAGGGTGATGGGCCCCTGGTTAAGCTGCTCAAAGAAGGTGGGTTTCTTGAAGTTGGTGTAGTCACGGCCCTGGTCCCACATAAGCGACCGGAAAGTATACGCCCGTCCACTGGGCTGCTCCTGTGCTATAAAATATTGCACGTTAACCGGGGAGAACGAGTGCAGGTTGCCTTCCTCGCTCTGCACATTGATGATCTCCTGCACCCGGTGAAAGGAAATGGAGCCGTAAATGGTGTCGCCAGTGGTTAATACAATTTTGCCTGCCGGCCACTCCTGCACATCAATGGCGGGCCTGAACTGAGCCTGTGCACGTAACGGATAGAGGGCGAAGCTAAACAGCGAGAGGGAAAGCAGGTAAAGTTTGACAGCATTAATTTTCATAGTCTTCTATAGTAAAGCAGTACAAAAAAAGGTTCGCAGCTGGTGAACCGGCACCAGTTACACTTGTATAACAGCAGGTTATATATTTTGTATGCCTTTCCAGAAGAAAAAGTTGTCTTCCCTCCTAAGTCATTTCGCCTGAAGACAAAAAAACCTGC
Above is a window of Pontibacter akesuensis DNA encoding:
- a CDS encoding DUF3267 domain-containing protein: MQEEQYEKVELAVSAGEANARALAFVLPILVLYITPYVLLWPEQFSLYALEQFFRDNGLRSLLFPLVLVLVFVVGAVVHELLHGLTWASFCKRGFKSIAYGVHWRHLAPYCHCKEVLPLRPYVLGGLMPGLVMGLLPALAGLLIGHLMLFLFGLFFSLAASGDLLVLWMLRHAKATDQVQDHPEKIGCYIYRKQV
- a CDS encoding HAD family hydrolase, with the protein product MMQQTNFDSIIFDLDGTLWDSTQTIADAWNAAATQFDFVEKRVTQEEIRKTAGMPYDAIYDKLFPNLNNAQREQLRTQSGKLELEYLQKQGGQLYPQLEETLQQLQPKYKLFIVSNCQSGYIETFLQFNNLKSYFTDIACFGDKRLPKGENIKAIVQRNNLQRPVYIGDTQGDYEASVQAGVPFILAGYGFGAVQAEVQEINSLSQLQELVKK
- a CDS encoding M50 family metallopeptidase; its protein translation is MSFPVPAVKSSKWLVFLLLLLSGMAAGFFCGAFIADFFASDEKSLPLPYKLCIVLWLPIAFILPVALHELGHVAAGLLLGFRFRSYTVMIFHFYKEDERLKFKLIANNAKSFLGLALCLPPSGLNRNELTRRFAWYAFGGPAANFILGGTLLVPYFLSWSEIGKATPVTYTLATFALLCGVISLLLFLINIIPNKSGGFYTDGARILNVLRGGDQAFLDSAILSVMAASMGGAPPEELDEALLEEAAALPVESIFINYCHAYLYNLNLQRNQLAKARHHLRVYAAAVAQLPAMAQGSVWLELAFFEAMNGDLELAKEHYAKAVPSPFLTRDMFLRAEAAIALKEATFAQAQSLALEAQANLKHNPDKGAAKAYHRWLNQIVQEAELGVKNTYQAV